The genome window TTTAGTCTGGGGAAAAGATCACCCGACAAGAGAAAGTAATCTAAGCTACTCTTTGAcatcaaaaatataaatagcttCTTTAGGGTTCACATTGAATCCTCTACACATCACAGCTGCACAAGAACACAGAGGAGTCAGAGGGGACGTCAGATGTACAATCATCACAGCATCAGACTAGAAGTCTGGAGACTACAAGaaacagcagagggagagaagctAGTGAACTGTAGGAAAATACAACACTAGCAAGAAGAGAGAGTGTTAAATGGTTATTCATGCAAAACCCTACAGACACAACAACATCAAGGCTGCAGATCAATATGCACTTCTGCTTGTCCCAGTAAACCTCATTTCTTCACAGTTACTCTTTAGATCCCAGGAAAAACAGTGCAGTTGGTCAGGTCATATGAGGATCCTGATCAGCTAAACTAAATTAGGCTAAAGAATTACAGAGGAAGTTATGAATGTGTATCTTATGCAAATCATCTCTAAAAAATAGAAACTAAACTAAAATAGGCTAAAGAACTTACAGAGGAAGTTATGAATGTGCATCTTATGCAAATCGTCTCTAAAAAATAGCTCAACCACCCGTTGAGTTTGTACGGAAGACTAAAAAGCCCTCAGGGACAGCAGGCTCACCTCCCCGACCTGCCAGCCCCGCGGCCCGTGGGCATGATGAAGTCAGGGTGTCGGCCAGCACTGGTGCCCGCCCCTGCAGCCGCACCCATGCTGCCCGAGCTGCTGTGGGTCAGGCTGGACGCTTTGGACGAGAGCGAGCTGATGTCCGCCAGGTCACCGGAGGTCATGGAGCTGCCGGTACGTGAGGGCGAGAGGTCACTTTCCAGCACACGGCAGTCAACCACAGGCTCCTCTGACTCCTGTTAAACATACAGAAAGAGAATTTAGACAGAACTTCAACTCTTGTAGATACaattacacacaacacacaaactacagtaaacacacataaTGCACAGTGATAGAAAGACACAAACTACAGTAaacactaggggtgtaaagattaaccgatacgtatcggtatccgtttttaacgtgtaagatacggctacatcgatatgtgaagccccgtatcggaataaaactgaaatgaaccggtcgttatatctttactttatattatttacttgttacgaatcggttcacaatcttttctgctcgctcagactctcatttacatTGCAAGCAGcacgttcatcccacttcctgttttgaaactacaagtggcacggatttgtgggtaatgcagtttgttttgggctacattcattgcccaaagttgtcaaaggacttcattacccatacatctactgcaacttaagcacgtgacaactcgcactcggtcgtttgtttgacagtttttactcttttgtttttcaaaatccagcgcgaaattaaacacttactATAGCATTTTCTAAACgacaacgatagtctgtagagtagccttacgcttgatgaagggatttccttaatgttatataataatttggcccttgctgctaaaacgatgcacaaattattattattttgttcatattcactcagacttggaaCAAAATCGGCCCAGTtcataggcctattttattcttgtaggctatatgagaaaaggccaagattgTCTTAAGCacagtttaatttaattttggtattgtcttacctcaacaataggctacagctccttgaaaacaatcagatataactctataaaatctaaagtctataaaaatgtatttttatgttgtatttggctgctgtgtttgactgaaatgtagactattctttttttcatttcaatagagcatatgatacaaacctcagtttagataatcatattcacacatttgtttttgcctTATTGACATGActatgataattgataatataaaattaatgtgcaacttgagcaaatgataaaaaatctttcagaatgctttccattcttcaactgcatcgcatcgaatcgtactgaatcgttttttatgaacatctatcttttcttgtattgaatcgtgcccatgtgaatcgtatcgtctttaacatgagagattcacacccctagtaaACACAAATACTGCACAGTGATAGAAAGACACAAATTACAGTAAATACACATACTGCAAAGTGTATAGGCAGAGACAATAAAAATATGCATACAAAGAAGATGATGATGCAtaatgagagagaaaagtgttTTTCATAATTCAGAATGAAACACATAAAATAATATGAAAACATGCAAGAAAAATaagcacacaaaaacagatGAATATAATAATTTAAGTTGAAAAGACACAGTTAACATTAATAGTTATGAGTTATTAAGAGTTGTGCGTGGCCATTAAGAGTTGTGCATGGCCTTGTCCTCACCTCTGTGACCTTGCGGTCCACCTCACGCCCGTCCTCGTAGTACACGTCTGTGATGATGCGCGTGACTGTAGTTCGCACTTCCTGGGTGGTGCGCACATGCCTGCGCATGCGTACTCCCGGAGGGGGATGAGGAGGGGACAGCTCTGgtaacccctacacacacacacacacacacacacacacacacacacacacttagtctcAAGCAGATAGTACCAGAGTGTCATGGCCTAGATCTGAATTGAAGAGACTGAGATGGTATGTATGGGagggagagtgtttgtgtgttggtttgCATACTCTGCCAGATGAGTTGTGTGCTCCTGCTGCATCAAAGCTGGTCTGCTGGGAGACAGCCCTCAGGTGAGACTGAAACGTACACACAATTCAAACGCATCAACATGAGATGTTGGTCTTTACACTTTGCGGCTCTAGTGGAACCAGTTACTGTGACGTATATAATCCTATATAGTGTGTTCTCACCTTATTGGGAGTGTTGCTGGTAGAGGCAGGTACCTCAAAGCTAGTCTGCTGGGACACCGCCCGCTGTCTAAGGGGAGTTCTGGGCGGGGTCAGCTCTGCCCCGCCCACCTGTGCTGATTGGCCAGCGTCTCCCTGTGGCGTCCCAGTCGGGGCGTGCTTAACTGGACTCTCGGACGCAGCCCCATTGGCCTGCTGGGAGAGCCGTCCCAGGGTTCCATTACCCACGGTGCTCCTCTGTGACGCGGGAGAGAGGGGCTGCGATTGGTGGGCTTCCTGGCTGTTCTGGGTGCTGGTAATCAGGGGGCGTGGTCTCGACTCTGAGTCCTGAGAGTCTCCGCCCAGCCTCTGGGAAGAGTTAAACAAACCTCCACTAGAGggcgagagggagggaaggagggagggaggaggagaaaaaggatAGATAGAGGGAAGAGGAGCAGATGAGtggagggaggaaaaaaggtGCTATTTTTCACATCAGAACATCCTGTACATGTGGagcatgcccccccccccctccagccCTGCACTCTGCTCTGGTGAACAGCAGGAGTCCAAGCCCCACTCAGATGggaaacagcacacacaaactgacagcATTAAAGGGAAACTCCGGTCTGACAACAACCtagagtatatactgtatgtggatgAAAACGAGACCAAACTGACATCAATCGGTGCAAATTTGAGTAAGACCCAAATATGCATTTCCAACTACACCTCAACTCCAACTACACCTCAAAAGACCCTACAGTTGGTGTTGTaccctcttgaatttcccctggggatcaataaagtatctatctatctatctatctatctatctatctatctatctatccctgaAATACTGTATCCCATGTtcattctttcctctctttctcggTTTCTTTTTCCTTCCCTTTTTGTACTCAAGGCCAGCCAGAGGCCAGAGGAGCCCAAAATAGACACCCAGAGAAgtgggtcagagagagagagagagagagagagagagagagagagagagagagagagagagagagagagagagagagagagagagagagagagagagagagagagagagagagagaacaccacAAGTAATGCAAGAGGACAACATCGCACAATGAAAATACAggatgagcagagagagagagagagagagagaacaccacAAGTAATGCAAGAGGACAACATCGCACAATGAAAATACAggatgagcagagagagagagagagagagagagagagagagagagagagagagagagagagagagagagagagagagagagagagaaaccaaggAGACACACATGCTGCGCTGTGCTGGActggggcgcgtttcccaaaaccatagttgctaacctgttagcaatttAGTTGgctggcaatgggaaattgcattgcaaccaaagttgctaacttagttagcaactctGGTTTTGGGAAACTCACCCCTGGTGGTTAGAGAGAGCTGGTTGGCCATAGAGAAGAACAAGGCAGTAGAGAGATTCCATGCAGAATCATAAGCATCTTACTGGACCATAAAACCAGCTGCAGTGTTCCCactttatgagagagagagaagacttgAGACGTGccctattaaacacacacacacacacacacacatgcacacacacgcacacgcttcTTGAGTCTCAGTGACCCTGTGCTCTTGACCTCACTTCACCCTGTCTAGAAATATATGGCAGCGTGGGAGCTctatttatatacacacacacacacacacacacacacacacacacacacacacacttccactcaTCAGGACCTGGCAGTGAAGAGACACCCTGTGATTGAAATCTGAGATCAGAAAATGCCATGAGCCACAACGCTACACATATCAGCATCAAACTATAGCAACAGTCCATGTTCAGGACTGAGCTTGTGCATCATTAGAGTCCATGTGATGTTAGCAGGGTCCATTGGGGGGGGGTGATGTTGGCAGGGTCCAtaatggggggaggggggtttgggTGATGTTGGCAGGGTCcataatggggggggggggggtttgggtgaTGTTGGCAGGGTCCATAATGGGGGGGGGTGATGTTGGCAGGGTCCATaatggagggggggtggggaggcGCGGTAcctgagaggagcagagagagtgcTGGGCTGGACCTCCTCTTCAGCCTCCTCCTGCCGGTGGACCTCACGGACACGACTGAACACAGAcggactgagagagggagagagaaagagaggagatttAACTGACTGAAAAGATATACCGAGACcctagaggctacatgtagcacaaaacaataacaatgactagcctcctgctaatgcccctcgtgACTCGAGAGAAACGTGACAGCACTGAAATTGATATAGGCAAGATTAAGCTACTAAAAaaagtttttattattaattcacaTTGACCATACCGAACAAGGGCGAATGAAGGATGTGTTGTTGTGTTCTAGACCAATGTCCAGCACCAACAAGACAGCAGCTGCCCTGGTGGCATCCATGTTCTTCCCAAAAAAACTACAAACCCCAGCGTTCACGCTAGCAACTCATTCGTACATGTTGTACGGGCGGGCGTACAAGATTTACGAGTCAAATGGAAAAAGCCAATAGACTAGCATTGTGGGCTCCAGAGGTAAGGGGCAGATGCCTTTCATTGTGCCCAGTAGCTGATGAAGTGGTCAACCTTGAATCAGATATTTCAACTGCTGATGTGAAGGACATGCCAAGGTTACTCATTGCTGTGTGACTAACAAACCGAAACTTGGGGCAACACAAAATGGCAGTTCAAAATGAAGCTCCACAGTGGTTGACTAGAAATCAATGACACGGTGTTGTACATGCTACACTGACACTTCTCTCTGCGCCTTCCCTCTGACTCCTGCAGAGACACGAGAGCAGCGCTAACAGGCTCTTCTTGTTATCTGTCCACATGAATCACAGCACCCCGACGGCCTCTGAACGTGTGAAAGAACAATAAAACAGGTTTCACCTCAGCAGTTCCTTCTTGTCTGTCTCCTCCttcccccaaacccccctcttctctcccttcatcGACTCCAGACGGTTTAAAAGCAATTAAGGCGGCCCTGATTTCCTCACGATGTCTTATCTGTGTGTAATTGCTCGCATTTGTTTTCTGTCTGGGACAGTTAATCTCTGTGCTGGCAAGAGGGGGACAGATGACAGAGAGCCTGGTGCCAAGAGGCAGTGGCAGCCTATTGCTCTGACAGTGATTCAGCAGAACAgataagagagggagggagagaaggatggagggagggagggaaagatggaAGAAGAGGGAACAAGAGAGCTCTAAAAATCATAGCCCACACAAATTACATCTTGCGCATAGCAACTGCGGGTTACCTAGCTACTGCCTTGGCAACAGTGGTAGCCTTGACAACAGAGCCATCATCATCTGATAATGGGGGTTCTGGAAGACATTTAAAAAGCACACAGATCAATGAAAAGGGTTATCACtcgcatagacacacaaacacaggtacacacactgcTCTTTGTACTCCGAGTAGCCAGTCTGTTTAAGGTCATCTAAGGATTTACATCAAACTGTTTTCTTTCCACAGAAGTAACAACATATTTGCATATATCAGAACTTGTTAACACAAGGTACAAGGACTTGCAATGTTCCCTGGCTCCCTTTTCTCTGTAAACAAACAGCCCCCTCGGCCCATCTCTTACTGTAAACAGCCCCCTCGGCCCATCTCTTACTGTAAACAGCCCCCTCGCCCCATCTCTTACTCTGCAGACTGAAGCGCTCCGACCCCGAACTCCCCTCCTCCACTGGGGTCACCAGCTTCATGCGCAGACTCAGTTTCCCAGAGGCCTCGGCGGTGGCGGGCGGCTCCTCCGCGCTCTCCTCAGCCATGATCTCGCTGTCCACCATGGAGGTCTCCCTGGTGACGTCCCCTTCTGACGCCTCAGAGAATGAGGTCATCTCTGCGACGGcgacaaaataaataaacaagtgaATAAATAACTAACGCGGATCTGACACAGTAGCTGATCGATAACAGACTAATAACTCATTCATTGCAGGCCGGCTGAGCCactgaaatcacacacacacacacacacatatgccagtAGAGGGGCGAGAAGACTGTCAGCAGTGCAGCTCGCTGCCGAATAAACACAGATGTGATTTGTTATGCAACAGACCTTTAAAGgctgacagaggaagagagtgagatggcgagagagagagagaaaatgaaaggaaATAAAAGAACGAAAGCGAGTAAAAGAGagatggtgtgagagagagagagagagagagagagagagagagagagagagagagagagagacagagacacccaCCAATGGGAGTGCTGTGCCTGGGCGTCTTCTTCAGCTGGGAGATGAGCGGGGGAGTCGCCGTGACAACAGGCCGGATGAGCTCCCCCTCTTTAGGTAGTGTAAAGTGGAAGGGAATatctatggaaaaaaatatCCAGATTGGTTCATGTGCATCAACAAATGAAAATGCAGGATTTGTTTTTGCACTTCATCAGTGAGCAGTGCCCATATCTCAGTAGTTGATCATATATTTATCAACCCCAGGCCTGTGTTAATTAGGATTCACACATGAATCATTTAGAATTTTGAAATGTTCCTGTCCCAAAGTGGCCTCTTGTTTCAGCTCATCCAGAGTTCACCAGGGAAACAACTCAGAGGACAATTACTGAgatgaacaaaatatccatatGAAGCATGAACATAAGCTGACAACCCAAATCGAGGTTCTGCCTACATCTTTCATTTTTAATGTAGATCAAAGAGATTAAACAGCCTGTTGCTTGTCCTGGAGAATCCTCTATGAAACAACAAGCCTATTTTGACACAGTGGAGGAAGATCAGGTTGGATACCTGGGTTAAGATAAGGTTTGTTTTATTGTATAACAAAAGAGCTGAAAGGGGCCAGTTGGGGGTACAGTGAGGAACTACAATGCTCATTCTCAAATATCTTTTGTAATCATGCAAAACTATTTTCCTCTACACATTTGGTCAGCTTTCTGTAACAGAGGGCAATCCTCCTCACTCACCCCCGGAGCTGTCGCTCAGGCCCTGGGACTGAGAGCGGTGTGGCCCTGGGTCTGCTCTGGAGCCCCTctcaggctgagagagagagcccttcCCCGGGGAGAGGCTCTTCTCCAGCTCCTTCCTCCTTCGCTCTGGGCTGCTGAGGCCTGGAGTGGGCTGTGATGCGGTCACCGTCCTGTCTTTGTCCTTCTCCTTCTGCTGGCTCACCTTCTGGCTCTTCTGTGGACTAGAGGGACTCGCAGAGCTGGCTTGGGCCGCTTTGGTGTGCTGAGGACCGGGCACCAGCTGCTGAGTCTCCATCTGGTTCTGGTCCTCCTCCATGGGCTCTGGGTCAAAGTTCTGACTCTGGGAGAGAGCCAGGCAGAGTCCCAGTGAGGCTCCAGGCCCGGTTCCAACCACACTCTCGTTctcattctcctcctcccttaGTTTATCCGTCTCTACCATCTCCTCCAGCGCAGGCACGTTTCTCTCTTTGCCTTGGCTGTGGTCGGAGCCCTGGGACCTCGGAGGTTGGCTGTGCTGGGTCAGTCTCTGGGATGCTGCCTGGCTGCTGGCCTGGGACTTGGGCTGGGATCTCTGGCTGTCAGGGACAGGCCGTGTGGCAGAGTGAACAGACAGCATGGACTGCGAGAGCGACTGGGAAGGCAAGCTAGGAGGCACCACCCCTAAATCGTCAGGGCTGGGAGAAGGCTTGGCGGCGGCAGAGCTCTCCACTCGGCACAGCTGGGAGAGACCACCACCGGAGGGTTTGGCACGGTCCAGGGTCGCCGAGCCCTGGCTCAGGGCACGGCCTACATTCACATTGTGAGAGGTAGGCCTGGAGTGCGGATCAGGCTGAGACCTGGAGATCTCCCTCCCTACCACCCCAGCACCGGGTCTCACACCGCATGTCCCTACTCTCCCACCGGAGGCACTAGACTGgctagcagcagtagcagcacgGCTTGGACCAGCATCACTGGTGTCCACCCCCATCGCCCCCTCAGTTGCCATCTCTTCTATCTGCGTGGCCTGGCTGTCCTCGTCCGCGTCCTCCAGGAAGCTCTGAGTCTTCTGGAAGAGGATGCTGGGCTGGCTGGTGGAGGACAGCTCCAGCTGGAAGGACACTCCCACCTCTGGGGCCTGGGAGGAGCTGGACTGGGCTGCCTGGGCCCCTTTGGACGTGTGCTTGGgcgaagcagcagcagcagcagcagcaggtgtgTTGCGAGGAGAAGACGTGGGGCTCGGTTTAGTGGGCAGGGTCTTCACAGCTGTAGGGGAGTTCTGGGTCTGAGAGGACGACGCCTCGTCGGCTTTAACAGTCGGCTGATCCAGACTAGGGGTGGCCACGAATATGTCCTATGACGACAGAAAACACAGCGTTTAACAGCCAGTACTGGGGTTACACTGGGGAGCTTTCTGTATCGTCTACGCTCAAAACAGCACAAATGCAATTCTAAGCTCCAATATCGCTACATTTTTAGCCGTTTGCACTGTAAACATTTACAAACAGAGcttcatgtttacacacactatTTTTTAGGCCCGGGTGGCTTACATGAGAAAACTCAGGTTGGCTGGGCAGAGATAAACTCTTGTCCAACACAAAACCAGGAGAATTCTGGGATACTGGGGTGGAAGTGGGGCGTGGCTTGAGAACAGCGCTGCTGCCTTTGGGCTTCTCTCCTCTTTGTGATTGGTTATCTTCGGTTTTGGAGATATCCATTGGTTCATCTACAGAAAGCAATGCAGATGTTTCATCAAGTAATTGCATCAACATGTAGTAATTGCCCTGGGCATACGTGTGGCTCGTATTGACCACTAATCTTTTCAGAAAGTAGGCAAATTTTAGGCAAAGAATTCCAGCCAAGGTCAGTATAATGTAAATGGAGGAAAGATAATGGCACATTTAAATTGCAAATGGATTTTCTAATGCTCGGTTAACACACACGAGGAAAGACGGGGTAATGGGGCTATTCTGATGTTAATTACCTCCAGTGGGAGAGCTGGGCACAATGAGGGGCGTCTGGCTCATCCTCTCCTGTGTGGCCGCCACAAAATCCACAGACTGTCTGTTAGCACAGACACGCACGTAACAGTCAGCTCAGGTTGACACACATTCATCACAATAAATGTAAAGATGTAATTGATTGTGAAATGATGGAAACAAGCATTGTCTAAGCATGAGTAAATCAACAGCACTGTCCAAACATTGCTTCTACCTGCACAGTTCCAGATATCTCGTATCAGGTAATTATCCGCTTTTTATGGCTCATAAAAGTCAAATTAAACCAAGTTAAATATAAGTCTTTACATTTGTACACACTTTGTCCAGATGGATACATTACACAGATCAATGAACACTTTCAACTGAGTACATTATTTGGCAAGGTTCTTCAATGGCAACTACTTATGACGTTATGATGAAAGAATACCCCTTCATGTTACAGCACTTACTGGGAGAGGCTCTCCTGCACCAGAGTGCCTTGGCCAgacaggtggaggaggtggaggctgTTGGCTGGGGTGGAGGTGGGCATGCAGCAGTTGACCGGTTCATTCACTGTGCTGTCAACACATGTCCCTGCACAGGtaaacaacaacataaacatgAGCATAATCAAAGTActcttgtgtcttgtgtgtagGATAAGCGGAAACACTTCCTCTCTAGATGGAAAGACAACTTCAGTTAGATGTGTTCTGAAACAATGTTCTTTCCACAGGTGAACTCCAAAAATGAATGACTCAATCAATTACTGAAGCTTACcagctctcccctcctccccttcgAACATGTCCTCCTGCGATGACACCATGTCCTCATCCTCTGTAGCCTGAGAGTGCAGCAGGGCCTGGATACTCAGCCTCTGACTCTCCCTACTGCTGGAGCTCACCTCAGACCTGGGAATGAGCGAGAGAGCAAATTAGCAGGCAGAAAGGAATGAGGGACAAatagagggaagagaagaaatgaaagacacagaccaagagagagagagaaagaaagaaagaaagaaagaaagaaagaaagaaagagagagagagaaagaaagagagagaaagagagagagagagagagagagaaagaaagaaagaaagaaagaaagaaagaaagaaagaaagaaaaaagaaagaaagaaagagagagagagagaacttagttggctggcaatgggaaattgcattgcaaccaaagtTTGcgaacttagttagcaactctggttttgggaaacgcgcccctgGTGGGTAGAGAGAGCTGGTTGGCCATAGAGAAGAACAAGGCAGTAGAGAGATTCCATGCAGAATGATAAGCATCTTACTGGACCATGCAGAATGATAAGCATCTTACTGGACCATAAAACCAGCTGCAGTGTTCCCACTTTATTGCGGTCAGTATACATGTGCACATACCTTCTCAAATCCTGGCTTTGGGAGTTCCTTCCTGTTGTCTTTGTGTTGTCTGCAGGAGAAGAACTTTTATTCAGTTAAATCTAAAAAAACGCAGATATTTTAATGTATTTCAGCAACTGGCAGTACTTCATATTTTTAGAGGAATTTGCAGTGCTGTTGCAGCACTTTGAGGTGTGTGCTCCTGGCTGTGTGACAGCTTCCACACACAGTTGTGTTCCCGTGAACGTATGTCAGTGGGTGTTCCcaacggtagctatgcaaaagACTTGAAgaataaccgtaatttgattggctggtgccgtctgttgttgtCCGTCGGTGCAGCAAAAGTTCAACTTTTCGACACGAGCGACGGGAgcaacgcgacgcaacggacccacaattcagttcggcaacggatgatgtaagcccatgtaaagtggaagggatgcgtctccagcactgcaccgcacacagctgtgtgtgggagccgtgaGTGTGTGctcctgcctgtgtgtgggagccgtgaGTGTGTGCTCctgcctgtgtgagtgagtgtaagcTGGGGCAGTCTCCTCTTATTGCACTCACCACTCTTCTGCGGCTGGTCCCGAAATCCCTGGCTCTCCGACAGCTCCAGCAACCCAAACTGAGACATGCTCTctacacgagagagagagagagagagagagagagagagagagagagagagagagagagagagagagagagagagagagagagagagagagagagagagagagagagatttgctgATCCATTACATGTGCAACAGGAACTACACATTTATAACAATAACCCTCTACAGTAAGTCATAGAAGTCGTCCCCCGATCCCTGACTACAAGCTTTTGCAACATGTCAAAATGTATGAGTAATGAGAACATGACCCTTGGACAGTCCATGGACAGAACAAAACACTACCTTCAGTCTGAGCACAAGTAGTGGAGTCTGCTCCTGAATCCACATCCTCCATATCAGACCTGCTGGCAAAAGAGCAGCTGTATTTAGAGGGTCAAAATCATGGAAAAATACTCAAATGATACATGAAAATGAAGTCattagtgtgtatatatatatatatatatatatgtcctgaaATACACtgatatg of Alosa alosa isolate M-15738 ecotype Scorff River chromosome 14, AALO_Geno_1.1, whole genome shotgun sequence contains these proteins:
- the tp53bp1 gene encoding TP53-binding protein 1 isoform X2 — encoded protein: MDPSGSELDSSLPQPENPCLIVEDSQPDSLAPEDDPESSYRALLAKRLSNLQPHAPSPVLELISSPPRDRLSQKESQASGNHNNHSVSQEPDQSLEAQESSPVFDIVTSGDPKRSDMEDVDSGADSTTCAQTEESMSQFGLLELSESQGFRDQPQKSDNTKTTGRNSQSQDLRRSEVSSSSRESQRLSIQALLHSQATEDEDMVSSQEDMFEGEEGRAGTCVDSTVNEPVNCCMPTSTPANSLHLLHLSGQGTLVQESLSQQSVDFVAATQERMSQTPLIVPSSPTGDEPMDISKTEDNQSQRGEKPKGSSAVLKPRPTSTPVSQNSPGFVLDKSLSLPSQPEFSHDIFVATPSLDQPTVKADEASSSQTQNSPTAVKTLPTKPSPTSSPRNTPAAAAAAASPKHTSKGAQAAQSSSSQAPEVGVSFQLELSSTSQPSILFQKTQSFLEDADEDSQATQIEEMATEGAMGVDTSDAGPSRAATAASQSSASGGRVGTCGVRPGAGVVGREISRSQPDPHSRPTSHNVNVGRALSQGSATLDRAKPSGGGLSQLCRVESSAAAKPSPSPDDLGVVPPSLPSQSLSQSMLSVHSATRPVPDSQRSQPKSQASSQAASQRLTQHSQPPRSQGSDHSQGKERNVPALEEMVETDKLREEENENESVVGTGPGASLGLCLALSQSQNFDPEPMEEDQNQMETQQLVPGPQHTKAAQASSASPSSPQKSQKVSQQKEKDKDRTVTASQPTPGLSSPERRRKELEKSLSPGKGSLSQPERGSRADPGPHRSQSQGLSDSSGDIPFHFTLPKEGELIRPVVTATPPLISQLKKTPRHSTPIEMTSFSEASEGDVTRETSMVDSEIMAEESAEEPPATAEASGKLSLRMKLVTPVEEGSSGSERFSLQKPPLSDDDGSVVKATTVAKAVASPSVFSRVREVHRQEEAEEEVQPSTLSAPLSGGLFNSSQRLGGDSQDSESRPRPLITSTQNSQEAHQSQPLSPASQRSTVGNGTLGRLSQQANGAASESPVKHAPTGTPQGDAGQSAQVGGAELTPPRTPLRQRAVSQQTSFEVPASTSNTPNKSHLRAVSQQTSFDAAGAHNSSGRGLPELSPPHPPPGVRMRRHVRTTQEVRTTVTRIITDVYYEDGREVDRKVTEESEEPVVDCRVLESDLSPSRTGSSMTSGDLADISSLSSKASSLTHSSSGSMGAAAGAGTSAGRHPDFIMPTGRGAGRSGSPRRGRKQLQRPVSEQARVQGSRPLTPVTPRGRSRRGRPPSRSPQSRGGRAGANNVQRGPFSSPEEEEERFTRVTSRGRAATPPPGPSARAGGASSDSSLVGLRVVAKWSSNGYFYSGRITSDLGAGRFRLLFDDGYECEVQGRDVLLCDPIPTETEVTAISEDEYFLTGVVKNHKTVGRELQYCVEREGQQQWYSRASVILSMEQGSQLREHYGLDPSEPLTPLTKAADISLDNLVDGKRRRRGNTGPGVNTPSRSGSDSPRTPGPSGKRKLMSSTEEERAERTPAKRGRKSGPNKAGLRAAAGTAVGNTSGSDAGDHLASHVCAGARAGAGTGVCNTSGSGTDVPSDPSDLLASHGPLPTSDSLFMGFAFLLTTSSVNDRLSNLATSDEEEDYLQSAPYNKHYIVSQLEAGGGLVLPDFNEEQCKAAYQSLLIADQHCRTRKYLLCVASGVPCVSNAWVRDSCLEQKLLNYRNYLLPAGMGPSQRIVEWHPRCSPFKSLRVLLVFAGSADLWGELLKLSGASSVKQQKGEDTDIPADTFDVMVTERSCPSAVVKRASSCSLPVVSLEWLVQSLIVGERQDYASDPQYRHDYDL